GCCTCTCGCAGAGTTCCTTGATGCCACACCCGAAGACGCGCTAAGACTCGCCGAAATTGACCACTTATTCTCTGATTAAACGCTGTCGCAAAAGGATGCTCATATGGCCTATCTCTATGATTCCGAAAACATTTTCGCCAAAATCCTCCGAGGGGAAATTCCGAATGCTACTGTTTTGGAAACTGACCACACGTTGGCATTTCGCGATATTACACCCCAAGCCCCCGACCATGTTTTGGTAATACCTAAGGGACCGTATGTGAATTTTGATCACTTCGCAATGAATGCGAGTGATGCTGAGATTTTGGATTTTAACCGCAC
This Falsihalocynthiibacter arcticus DNA region includes the following protein-coding sequences:
- a CDS encoding HIT domain-containing protein; protein product: MAYLYDSENIFAKILRGEIPNATVLETDHTLAFRDITPQAPDHVLVIPKGPYVNFDHFAMNASDAEILDFNRTIGTLCKMLKVQPGEGGNGYRLIANSGEAAIQEVPHMHMHILAGRPLGRMLNPA